One stretch of Juglans regia cultivar Chandler unplaced genomic scaffold, Walnut 2.0 Scaffold_94, whole genome shotgun sequence DNA includes these proteins:
- the LOC108990421 gene encoding uncharacterized protein LOC108990421, which produces MSYGRWTDVPQAQKDELIERVRGDFVLDWELVNHRLTVTKHLRKRFNAFHHELHRKYLSYKTHEEALASGGGMVDPIIWDKLCARWGSEDFKKISRQNQENRKKQTNNHTAGRKSFVRILEEKRATNATLVEFYKETHWSKKNGKFVTSATEDNYKKMVDKLDDLEPERRTEDAAASVFREVLGHRPGYARGLGEMVIPESTRQRDREREKEYRALIEQHKKDADTYKKDAENYKKDALNYKTQLDEMRDEVRALHERQYETDKMLREFMQNFPYNTESLHSRGETQ; this is translated from the exons ATGAGTTATGGTAGGTGGACCGACGTGCCGCAGGCGCAAAAGGACGAGTTGATTGAACGTGTTCGG GGTGACTTCGTGTTGGATTGGGAGTTGGTAAATCATAGATTGACGGTCACAAAACATCTACGTAAGCGGTTCAATGCATTCCATCACGAACTACACCgcaaatatttatcatacaaAACTCACGAAGAAGCATTGGCTTCTGGGGGTGGCATGGTCGACCCGATCATTTGGGATAAGCTGTGTGCGAGGTGGGGAAGCGAAGACTTCAAG aaaatctcaAGACAAAATcaggaaaatagaaagaagcAAACTAATAACCACACAGCAGGCCGCAAATCCTTTGTTAGGATACTGGAGGAGAAG CGGGCGACGAATGCGACTTTGGTGGAGTTTTATAAGGAGACTCATTGGTCGAAGAAGAACGGTAAATTTGTCACCTCAGCCACCGAAGACAACTAT AAAAAGATGGTTGACAAGCTGGATGATCTAGAGCCTGAACGACGTACCGAGGACGCAGCAGCGAGTGTGTTTAGGGAGGTACTTGGGCATAGACCAGGATATGCCCGGGGGTTAGGGGAGATGGTCATCCCGGAGTCGACACGACAACGTGACcgtgaaagagaaaaagagtacCGCGCCTTAATTGAACAACACAAGAAAGATGCCGACACCTACAAGAAAGATGCCGAGAACTACAAGAAAGATGCCTTGAACTACAAGACGCAACTTGACGAAATGAGGGATGAAGTGCGCGCACTTCATGAAAGGCAATATGAAACGGATAAGATGTTGAGGGAATTCATGCAAAATTTCCCGTATAACACTGAGTCTCTCCACTCTCGTGGAGAGACTCAGTGA